One Phreatobacter oligotrophus genomic region harbors:
- a CDS encoding ABC transporter ATP-binding protein, with product MSRTIIEARKATRILEGIVPVTLVADIDLAIGEREFVAITGPSGSGKSSLLYLLGLLDVPTSGAVLVEGRDTTDFDDTERAAARLATLGFIFQFHFLLPEFTTTQNVMLPMRALGKLSMREMKERAEGLLASLGLGDHLAKRPDQLSGGQRQRVAVARALANDPPVILADEPTGSLDSKSSEQVFQILRDLVDRDGRTVVAVTHAMELADRMDRRVHLVDGRIVSDVRQAPAAGVPATGA from the coding sequence ATGAGCCGCACCATCATCGAGGCGCGCAAGGCGACCCGCATCCTCGAGGGCATCGTGCCGGTGACGCTGGTCGCTGACATCGACCTTGCCATCGGCGAGCGCGAGTTCGTCGCCATCACCGGCCCCTCGGGCTCCGGCAAGTCGAGCCTGCTCTACCTCCTCGGCCTCCTCGACGTGCCGACCTCCGGCGCCGTGCTGGTCGAGGGCCGCGACACCACCGATTTCGACGACACCGAACGGGCCGCGGCGCGGCTCGCCACGCTCGGCTTCATCTTCCAGTTCCACTTCCTGCTGCCGGAATTCACCACGACGCAGAACGTCATGCTGCCGATGCGGGCTCTCGGCAAACTGTCGATGCGGGAGATGAAGGAGCGGGCCGAGGGACTGCTCGCCTCGCTCGGGCTGGGCGATCATCTCGCCAAGCGCCCGGACCAGCTCTCCGGCGGCCAGCGCCAGCGCGTGGCGGTGGCCCGGGCGCTCGCCAATGACCCGCCGGTGATCCTCGCCGACGAGCCGACGGGGAGCCTCGATTCCAAGTCCTCGGAGCAGGTGTTCCAGATCCTGCGCGATCTCGTCGACAGGGATGGGCGCACCGTGGTCGCCGTCACCCATGCCATGGAACTTGCCGACCGCATGGACCGGCGCGTTCACCTCGTCGACGGGCGCATCGTCTCGGATGTGAGGCAGGCGCCCGCCGCAGGTGTTCCGGCGACGGGCGCTTGA
- a CDS encoding ABC transporter permease — protein sequence MNLVLDIAWTHIAARLRQTVVAVAGVAIGVGFSIMMAALMQGSQEDFVRTLVNAMPHVSINDERREPPRQPAEEAFDAAQIRGLTPATRRRGINNPIATIAALESWVPGAVTPSVQARGILRYGGKDVASVIVGIDPQREPRVSQLVTQMKQGSMPALYRATNAIILGDRLAEKLGARIGSNISMSAGTGKVMTGQVVGIFRSGVRTVDEGTSYVLIKTAQVLAEQTGLINEIRIRLNDPMASRAVADRIIADTGLKTVSWQEANEDLMSAFVIRNIIMYTVVGAILLVASFGTYNIISTITFEKSRDIAIMKSLGLSQSTVRRIFILEGLAIGLAGALGGAVLGFALTQAMLTVEIRTGFTDSTHLPLVVAPLHYLIAGGVALASSAIAGYFPARKAARLHPVEIIRGAT from the coding sequence GTGAACCTTGTCCTCGACATCGCCTGGACGCATATCGCCGCCCGCCTCCGGCAGACGGTGGTGGCGGTGGCGGGCGTCGCCATCGGCGTCGGTTTCTCCATCATGATGGCGGCGCTGATGCAGGGCTCGCAGGAGGATTTCGTCCGCACCCTCGTCAACGCCATGCCGCATGTGTCGATCAACGACGAGCGGCGCGAACCGCCGCGCCAGCCGGCCGAGGAAGCCTTCGACGCGGCGCAGATCCGCGGGCTGACGCCGGCAACGCGCCGGCGCGGGATCAACAACCCCATCGCCACCATTGCCGCGCTGGAGAGCTGGGTGCCCGGCGCGGTGACGCCCTCGGTCCAGGCCCGCGGCATCCTGCGCTACGGCGGCAAGGACGTCGCCTCGGTCATCGTCGGCATCGACCCGCAGCGCGAGCCGCGCGTCTCGCAGCTCGTCACCCAGATGAAGCAGGGCTCCATGCCCGCGCTCTACCGCGCCACCAATGCCATCATCCTCGGCGATCGCCTCGCCGAGAAGCTCGGCGCCCGCATCGGCTCGAACATCTCGATGTCCGCCGGCACCGGCAAGGTGATGACCGGCCAGGTCGTCGGCATCTTCCGCTCCGGCGTGCGCACGGTGGACGAGGGCACGTCCTATGTCCTCATCAAGACCGCGCAGGTGCTGGCCGAGCAGACCGGCCTCATCAATGAGATCCGCATCCGCCTGAATGACCCCATGGCCTCGCGCGCCGTGGCGGACCGCATCATCGCCGATACCGGGCTCAAGACCGTGTCCTGGCAGGAGGCCAACGAGGACCTCATGTCCGCCTTCGTCATCCGCAACATCATCATGTACACGGTGGTCGGCGCGATCCTGCTGGTGGCCTCCTTCGGCACCTACAACATCATCTCGACCATCACCTTCGAGAAGAGCCGCGACATCGCCATCATGAAGTCGCTGGGCCTCAGCCAGTCGACGGTCCGGCGCATCTTCATCCTCGAGGGCCTCGCCATCGGCCTTGCCGGCGCGCTCGGCGGCGCGGTGCTCGGCTTCGCGCTGACCCAGGCCATGCTGACGGTGGAGATCCGCACCGGCTTCACCGATTCCACCCACCTGCCGCTCGTGGTGGCGCCGCTGCACTACCTCATCGCCGGCGGGGTGGCGCTCGCCTCCTCGGCCATCGCCGGCTATTTCCCCGCCCGCAAGGCGGCGCGCCTCCACCCCGTCGAGATCATCCGGGGGGCGACATGA
- a CDS encoding site-specific DNA-methyltransferase: MGLAGRIILGDCIAAMESLPPASVDLVFADPPYNLQLQGELHRPDDSRVDAVNDDWDQFESFAAYDAFTRAWLSAARRVLKPDGSLWVIGSYHNIFRVGTALQDLGFWVLNDVIWRKANPMPNFRGRRFTNAHETLIWASREAKARYTFNYEALKAGNEDVQVRSDWFLPLCTGEERLKDDTGRKVHPTQKPEALLARVLLASSKPGDVVLDPFFGSGTTGAVAKRLGRRFIGIERDPAYARAAEARILSVEPLEEASLAAFTTAREAPRVAFASLIERGMISPGTVLTDEKGRYQAIVRADGALVAGPQVGSIHKIGALVQGAQACNGWTFWHVNDNGRLSPIDALRARIREEMGVA; encoded by the coding sequence ATGGGTCTTGCCGGCCGCATCATCCTCGGCGATTGCATCGCCGCGATGGAGTCCCTGCCGCCGGCCTCGGTGGATCTGGTCTTCGCCGATCCGCCGTACAATCTCCAGCTCCAGGGCGAGCTCCACCGGCCGGACGACAGCCGGGTCGACGCCGTCAACGATGACTGGGACCAGTTCGAGAGCTTCGCCGCCTATGACGCCTTCACCCGCGCCTGGCTCAGCGCCGCGCGGCGCGTCCTGAAGCCGGACGGCTCGCTCTGGGTCATCGGCTCCTACCACAACATTTTCCGCGTCGGCACGGCGCTGCAGGATCTCGGCTTCTGGGTCCTCAACGACGTCATCTGGCGCAAAGCGAACCCGATGCCGAATTTCCGCGGCCGGCGCTTCACCAATGCCCATGAGACGCTGATCTGGGCCTCCCGCGAGGCCAAGGCCCGCTACACCTTCAACTACGAGGCGCTCAAGGCCGGCAACGAGGATGTCCAGGTCCGCTCGGACTGGTTCCTGCCGCTCTGCACCGGCGAGGAGCGCCTCAAGGACGATACGGGCCGCAAGGTCCATCCGACCCAGAAGCCGGAGGCGCTCCTGGCGCGCGTCCTCCTTGCGTCCTCCAAGCCCGGGGACGTCGTCCTCGATCCGTTCTTCGGCTCCGGTACGACCGGGGCCGTTGCCAAGCGCCTCGGCCGCCGGTTCATCGGGATCGAACGCGATCCCGCCTATGCGAGAGCGGCCGAGGCGCGCATTCTTTCCGTGGAGCCGCTGGAGGAGGCCTCGCTGGCTGCCTTCACCACCGCCCGCGAGGCGCCGCGCGTCGCCTTCGCGTCCCTCATCGAGCGTGGCATGATCTCGCCGGGCACGGTGCTGACCGACGAGAAGGGTCGCTACCAGGCGATCGTGCGGGCCGACGGCGCGCTGGTGGCCGGTCCCCAGGTCGGCTCGATCCACAAGATCGGCGCGCTGGTGCAGGGCGCCCAGGCCTGCAACGGCTGGACCTTCTGGCACGTCAACGACAATGGCCGCCTGTCGCCGATCGACGCGCTGCGCGCCCGCATCCGCGAGGAGATGGGCGTCGCCTGA
- the ypfJ gene encoding KPN_02809 family neutral zinc metallopeptidase, whose translation MRWEDLRRSENIEDRRGGGGGAVPGGPAGIGIGGMIIVGLISYVTGINPAILIGGYDAVTRGSQRQIEQQAPQRQGRPADQMGDFVAAILGSTEDAWQKIFQEAGRRYQAPGLVMFNARTRSGCGAAQSEMGPFYCPNDKKVYLDTSFFQELQTRFRGCSGPDTACRFAYAYVVAHEVGHHVQNLMGVLPRVQQAQRAASSEAESNALQVRVELQADCFAGVWAFHTQQQIRLEEADVRAAMQTAAAIGDDMLQRRSQGYVVPDSFTHGSSAQRQRWFMTGLRSGQISACNTFRAPQL comes from the coding sequence ATGCGTTGGGAAGATCTGCGCCGTTCGGAGAACATCGAGGACCGCCGCGGGGGCGGGGGCGGTGCGGTTCCGGGAGGCCCCGCCGGCATCGGCATCGGCGGCATGATCATCGTCGGCCTCATCTCCTATGTGACCGGCATCAACCCTGCGATCCTCATCGGTGGCTATGACGCCGTGACCCGGGGCAGCCAGCGGCAGATCGAGCAGCAGGCGCCGCAGCGCCAGGGCCGGCCCGCCGACCAGATGGGCGATTTTGTCGCCGCCATCCTCGGCTCCACCGAGGATGCCTGGCAGAAGATTTTCCAGGAGGCCGGCCGCCGCTACCAGGCGCCGGGCCTCGTCATGTTTAACGCCCGAACCCGCTCGGGCTGCGGCGCGGCGCAGTCGGAGATGGGGCCGTTCTATTGCCCCAACGACAAGAAGGTCTATCTCGACACCTCCTTCTTCCAGGAGTTGCAGACCCGCTTCCGCGGCTGCTCCGGCCCCGACACCGCCTGCCGCTTCGCCTATGCCTATGTCGTCGCCCACGAGGTCGGCCATCACGTGCAGAACCTGATGGGCGTGCTACCGCGGGTGCAGCAGGCCCAGCGCGCCGCCAGCAGCGAAGCGGAGTCGAATGCCCTGCAGGTGCGCGTCGAACTCCAGGCCGACTGTTTCGCCGGCGTCTGGGCCTTCCACACCCAGCAGCAGATCCGCCTGGAGGAGGCAGACGTCCGCGCCGCCATGCAGACAGCCGCCGCCATCGGCGACGACATGCTGCAGCGCCGCTCGCAGGGCTATGTGGTGCCCGACAGCTTCACCCACGGCAGCTCGGCCCAGCGCCAGCGCTGGTTCATGACGGGGCTGCGCAGCGGCCAGATCTCCGCCTGCAACACGTTCCGGGCGCCGCAGCTGTGA
- a CDS encoding efflux RND transporter periplasmic adaptor subunit — protein MKLRSWIILLVGLAAAGGALWWRYGRGPEVQLQAVGRGTAAEIVYATGVVEPVRWAKMASMARERIVEHCACEGRAVKEGDMLARLDDREVRANLAEQQARQALAQREVDRVSQLLQRGVATQQAYDKAIADLAQIRALIAATTERLGNYQILAPRAGIVLRQDGEVGEIADVGQILFRVGDPRPLQVTADVAEEDIPRVRVGQAVLLRTDAFKDRALEGQVHDITPMGDTTTKTFRIRIALPDDTPLHFGMSVEANIIAREARNVLLVPNEAVVGGAVFTVVNGRIARKPVEAGIRGTRLTEIRSGLGEGERIAVPAEARWRGGEHVRVAP, from the coding sequence ATGAAGCTGCGCTCCTGGATCATTCTCCTCGTCGGTCTCGCCGCCGCGGGCGGCGCGCTGTGGTGGCGCTACGGTCGCGGGCCGGAGGTGCAGCTGCAGGCGGTCGGCCGCGGCACGGCGGCCGAGATCGTCTATGCGACGGGCGTGGTCGAGCCGGTGCGCTGGGCCAAGATGGCCTCCATGGCGCGGGAGCGCATCGTCGAGCATTGCGCCTGCGAGGGCCGCGCGGTGAAGGAGGGCGACATGCTCGCCCGCCTCGACGACCGCGAGGTGCGCGCCAATCTCGCGGAGCAACAGGCTCGCCAGGCGCTGGCCCAGCGCGAGGTCGACCGGGTGAGCCAGCTGCTGCAGCGCGGCGTCGCCACCCAGCAGGCCTATGACAAGGCCATCGCCGATCTTGCCCAGATCCGCGCCCTCATCGCCGCCACGACGGAGCGGCTCGGCAATTACCAGATCCTCGCGCCGCGCGCCGGCATCGTGCTGCGGCAGGACGGCGAGGTCGGCGAGATCGCCGATGTCGGCCAGATCCTCTTCCGGGTCGGCGACCCGCGGCCGCTGCAGGTCACCGCCGACGTCGCCGAGGAGGACATCCCGCGCGTGCGGGTGGGGCAGGCGGTGCTCTTGCGCACCGACGCCTTCAAGGACCGGGCGCTCGAGGGCCAGGTGCATGACATCACGCCGATGGGCGACACGACGACCAAGACCTTCCGCATCCGCATCGCGCTGCCCGACGACACGCCGCTGCATTTCGGCATGTCGGTGGAGGCGAACATCATCGCGCGCGAGGCGAGGAACGTGCTGCTGGTGCCGAACGAGGCCGTGGTGGGCGGCGCCGTCTTCACGGTGGTGAACGGGCGGATCGCCCGCAAGCCGGTGGAGGCGGGCATCCGCGGCACCCGGTTGACCGAGATCCGCTCGGGACTCGGCGAGGGCGAGCGCATCGCCGTTCCCGCCGAGGCGCGCTGGCGCGGCGGCGAACATGTGCGCGTCGCGCCGTGA
- a CDS encoding MBL fold metallo-hydrolase, with amino-acid sequence MAGLHSRRDTLSLGLGLGAALTLPQGLALARAPKATGQAPYYYRFPFGEAQVTVVSDGPLPLGDPGETFLGVSKEEIRGMLSRNFLDPASVTLEQNIPVVNFGERLVLFDTGMGTSQAFGPTTGRLTKSLEEAGIRPADIDAICCSHAHIDHVGGIVGADGKPLFPNAEVWLAQADFDFWTDEGKLGTPLKAFVEHARKNLLPVRDRIKFFRDQQEFLPGVQAIAAPGHTVGHTVFMIASGGKQFCFMGDLTHHQVLLLERPLMEFAYDSDPKQSAQTRVRLLTMLAEKQLPVMSYHFPWPGFGHVAKAGDGFRYFAEPMRMLG; translated from the coding sequence ATGGCTGGTCTCCACTCCAGACGCGATACGCTGTCCCTTGGTCTCGGCCTTGGCGCCGCGCTCACCTTGCCGCAGGGACTGGCACTCGCCCGTGCACCCAAGGCCACTGGCCAGGCGCCCTACTACTATCGCTTCCCCTTCGGCGAGGCTCAGGTAACCGTCGTCTCCGATGGCCCGTTGCCACTCGGCGATCCGGGCGAGACGTTTCTCGGCGTGTCAAAGGAGGAGATCCGCGGGATGCTGTCCCGCAACTTTCTCGATCCCGCGAGCGTCACCCTCGAGCAGAACATCCCGGTCGTGAATTTCGGCGAACGGCTGGTCCTGTTCGATACCGGCATGGGCACATCGCAAGCCTTCGGCCCGACAACGGGCCGCCTGACCAAGTCGCTGGAGGAAGCGGGGATACGCCCGGCCGACATCGACGCGATCTGCTGTTCGCACGCCCACATCGACCATGTCGGGGGCATCGTCGGCGCTGATGGCAAGCCGCTCTTTCCCAATGCGGAGGTCTGGCTTGCGCAAGCGGATTTCGATTTCTGGACCGACGAGGGAAAACTCGGCACGCCGCTCAAGGCCTTCGTCGAGCACGCCCGCAAGAACCTGCTGCCGGTCCGCGACCGCATCAAGTTCTTCCGCGACCAGCAGGAGTTCCTGCCGGGAGTCCAGGCGATCGCCGCCCCCGGTCACACCGTCGGGCACACGGTCTTCATGATCGCCTCAGGCGGCAAGCAGTTCTGCTTCATGGGCGACCTGACCCATCACCAGGTGCTGCTGCTGGAGCGGCCGCTGATGGAATTCGCCTATGACAGCGATCCGAAGCAGTCGGCTCAGACACGGGTGCGGCTCCTCACCATGCTCGCCGAGAAGCAACTGCCGGTGATGTCCTATCACTTCCCCTGGCCCGGCTTCGGCCACGTGGCAAAAGCCGGCGACGGCTTCCGCTATTTCGCGGAGCCGATGCGGATGCTCGGCTAA
- a CDS encoding M3 family metallopeptidase: MTQTTDNPFFRPWTTPFGIAPFGDIRIEDYRPAFERALADQRAEIDAITANSETPTFANTIDALETSGHALDRLCGVFFNLAGSDATDAIQAIQREMAPVLAQHGNAITLDHRLFARVKALYDQRDSLTLTGEQKRVLEKTYKNFVRGGAALDEAGKVEMRRITERLATLGTAFSQNVLKDESTWTLDLAEADVTGLPDFLKNALAQAAKDRGREGYVMTLGRSMVEPFLTLSPRRDLRETIFKAWVKRGEMGGESDNTAIVAETIKLRVERAKLLGYPTFAAFKLDETMAKTPEAVRALLEKVWSRAVVRAGEERLALAEVAREEGMNEPIQPWDWRYYAEKVRQRRYAIDEAALKPYFQLDRMIEAAFDVATRLFGVTFRRREDVPVYHPDVRAYEMLRDGTPVGLFLGDYYARSTKRSGAWMSAFRSQEKLSGDVLPIIVNVMNFAKPPEGKPALLSFDDARTLFHEFGHGLHGLLSNVTYPLLSGTSVARDFVEFPSQLYEHWLERPEVLSRFAIHAETGEAMPQALIDKLIAARTFNQGFATVEYVSSALVDLAFHSLSDADGIDPIAFEAAELKRIGMPDGLVMRHRTPHFAHVFSGDGYSAGYYSYMWSEVLDADGFAAFEETGDPFDPKLAQRLGAFVYSAGNSRDPMEAYVAFRGREPDPEALLVKRGLATAA, translated from the coding sequence ATGACCCAGACCACCGACAATCCCTTCTTCCGCCCCTGGACCACCCCCTTCGGCATCGCGCCCTTCGGCGACATCCGCATCGAGGACTACCGCCCCGCCTTCGAGCGGGCGCTGGCGGACCAGCGTGCCGAGATCGATGCCATCACCGCCAATTCTGAGACGCCGACCTTCGCCAACACGATCGACGCGCTGGAGACGAGCGGCCATGCGCTCGACCGGCTCTGCGGCGTGTTCTTCAACCTTGCGGGCTCGGATGCGACTGATGCCATCCAGGCGATCCAGCGCGAGATGGCGCCGGTCCTCGCCCAGCATGGCAACGCCATCACCCTCGACCACCGGCTCTTCGCCCGGGTGAAGGCGCTGTACGACCAGCGGGACAGCCTCACCCTCACCGGCGAGCAGAAGCGGGTGCTGGAGAAGACCTACAAGAACTTCGTGCGCGGCGGCGCGGCGCTCGATGAGGCCGGCAAGGTGGAGATGCGCCGCATCACCGAGCGGCTCGCGACGCTGGGCACCGCCTTCTCGCAGAACGTGCTCAAGGACGAATCCACCTGGACGCTCGATCTCGCCGAGGCCGATGTCACCGGGCTTCCTGATTTCCTGAAGAATGCGCTCGCGCAGGCCGCAAAGGATCGCGGCCGTGAGGGCTATGTGATGACGCTCGGCCGTTCCATGGTCGAGCCCTTCCTGACCCTCTCCCCCCGCCGCGACCTGCGCGAGACCATCTTCAAGGCCTGGGTGAAGCGCGGCGAGATGGGCGGTGAGAGCGACAACACCGCCATCGTCGCCGAGACCATCAAGCTGCGCGTCGAGCGCGCGAAGCTGCTGGGCTATCCGACCTTCGCCGCGTTCAAGCTCGACGAGACCATGGCGAAGACGCCTGAGGCCGTCCGCGCTCTTCTTGAGAAGGTCTGGAGCCGCGCCGTGGTGCGGGCCGGCGAAGAGCGGCTGGCGCTGGCCGAGGTCGCGCGCGAGGAGGGCATGAACGAGCCTATCCAGCCCTGGGACTGGCGCTACTATGCCGAGAAGGTGCGCCAGCGCCGCTATGCGATCGATGAGGCGGCGCTGAAGCCTTACTTCCAGCTCGACCGTATGATCGAGGCCGCCTTCGACGTTGCGACCCGGCTCTTCGGCGTCACCTTCCGCCGCCGCGAGGACGTGCCCGTCTATCACCCGGATGTGCGGGCCTACGAGATGCTGCGCGACGGCACGCCGGTCGGTCTCTTCCTCGGCGACTACTATGCCCGCTCCACCAAGCGCTCCGGCGCCTGGATGAGCGCCTTCCGCAGCCAGGAGAAGCTCTCCGGAGATGTGCTGCCGATCATCGTCAACGTCATGAACTTCGCCAAGCCGCCGGAGGGAAAGCCGGCGCTGCTCTCCTTCGACGATGCGCGGACTCTCTTCCACGAGTTTGGCCACGGCCTGCACGGTCTCCTGTCAAACGTCACCTATCCGCTGCTCTCCGGCACGTCGGTGGCGCGTGACTTCGTGGAATTCCCCTCGCAGCTCTACGAGCACTGGCTGGAGCGGCCGGAGGTGCTCTCGCGCTTTGCCATCCATGCCGAGACGGGCGAGGCCATGCCGCAGGCGCTCATCGACAAGCTCATTGCCGCGCGCACCTTCAACCAGGGCTTCGCGACGGTCGAATATGTCTCCTCGGCGCTGGTCGACCTCGCCTTCCACTCGCTCTCGGACGCCGACGGCATCGACCCCATCGCCTTCGAGGCGGCCGAGTTGAAGCGCATCGGCATGCCCGACGGCCTCGTCATGCGCCACCGCACGCCGCATTTCGCCCATGTCTTCTCGGGCGACGGCTATTCGGCCGGCTATTACAGCTACATGTGGTCGGAGGTGCTGGACGCCGACGGCTTCGCCGCCTTCGAGGAGACGGGCGATCCCTTCGATCCGAAGCTCGCCCAGCGGCTCGGCGCCTTCGTCTATTCGGCCGGCAACAGCCGCGACCCCATGGAGGCCTATGTGGCCTTCCGTGGCCGCGAGCCCGATCCGGAAGCCCTGCTGGTGAAGCGGGGGCTGGCGACGGCGGCCTGA
- a CDS encoding response regulator: MATYRIVIADDHPLFRGALREAVSGLPHAMTIAEAGSFATMSEIVGADPEVDLVLLDLAMPGVKGFSGLMYLRAQHPGVPVVIVSATEDPDVIRRCFEFGASGFIRKTLGIDEMRQAIQVVLDGGSYVPPDIDLSQSRDSESAKLAARLASLTPQQVRVLMMLSEGLLNKQIAYELSVSEATVKAHVSAILTKLGVDSRTQAVIAASKIAADGWPGQALNG, translated from the coding sequence ATGGCTACCTATCGGATCGTCATCGCCGACGATCATCCGCTGTTCCGCGGCGCCTTGCGCGAAGCGGTCTCTGGCCTGCCGCATGCCATGACCATCGCCGAGGCTGGCAGCTTTGCCACCATGTCGGAGATCGTGGGGGCCGACCCGGAGGTCGACCTCGTGCTGCTCGATCTGGCCATGCCGGGCGTGAAGGGCTTCTCCGGCCTGATGTATCTGCGCGCCCAGCATCCGGGCGTGCCGGTGGTGATCGTCTCGGCCACCGAGGACCCGGACGTCATCCGCCGCTGCTTCGAGTTCGGCGCCTCGGGCTTCATCCGCAAGACGCTCGGCATCGACGAGATGCGCCAGGCCATCCAGGTCGTGCTCGACGGCGGCAGCTACGTGCCGCCGGACATCGACCTGTCGCAGAGCCGGGATTCGGAGAGCGCCAAGCTTGCCGCGCGGCTCGCCAGCCTGACGCCGCAGCAGGTGCGGGTGCTGATGATGCTGTCGGAGGGACTGCTCAACAAGCAGATCGCCTATGAACTCTCCGTCTCCGAGGCGACGGTGAAGGCCCATGTCTCGGCGATCCTGACCAAGCTCGGCGTCGACAGCCGCACCCAGGCGGTCATCGCCGCCTCCAAGATCGCCGCCGACGGCTGGCCGGGGCAGGCGCTGAACGGGTGA
- a CDS encoding S1 family peptidase, whose protein sequence is MTRRGDGPVAPRRLAAAALTAALLLPLTGLGEAQAVMRGEPARDPNGTRRSTVLIETPEGICTGAIVGPDLVLTAAHCVSARGRYRVRYLDRSFRRQNVAVTRTAAHPGFDPNHGFASDDVGLIQVARPFGSDTRPAGLPSGSWGVGWFGSGSGEELLIAGFGSTERSRARDGVLREALMRTASPSVPGRGFAGLTGEDAQQRPGMCVGDSGGPVYRRSGRGFLVVGVLKGGTTDPGRECTSSPVYVPLRDYVAWIRQTAAGWNAPLGTPVEMRQ, encoded by the coding sequence ATGACACGACGCGGCGACGGGCCGGTGGCCCCGCGGCGCCTCGCGGCAGCGGCTCTCACGGCCGCCCTCCTCCTGCCGCTCACCGGCCTCGGCGAGGCCCAGGCGGTGATGCGCGGCGAGCCCGCCCGCGATCCCAACGGTACCCGCCGCTCAACCGTCCTCATCGAGACGCCCGAGGGCATCTGCACCGGCGCCATTGTCGGGCCCGACCTCGTGCTCACCGCCGCCCATTGCGTCTCGGCGCGCGGCCGCTACCGCGTCCGCTATCTCGACCGCTCCTTCCGCCGCCAGAACGTGGCGGTGACGCGCACCGCCGCCCATCCGGGCTTCGACCCCAACCACGGCTTCGCCTCGGACGATGTCGGCCTGATCCAGGTCGCCCGTCCCTTCGGCTCGGACACCCGGCCGGCCGGGCTGCCCTCGGGCTCCTGGGGCGTCGGCTGGTTTGGCAGCGGCTCCGGCGAGGAACTGCTCATCGCCGGCTTCGGCTCGACCGAGCGCTCGCGCGCCCGCGACGGCGTGCTGCGCGAGGCGCTGATGCGCACCGCCAGCCCCAGCGTGCCCGGGCGCGGCTTCGCCGGCCTCACCGGCGAGGACGCCCAGCAGCGTCCCGGCATGTGCGTCGGCGATTCCGGCGGGCCGGTCTATCGCCGTTCCGGCCGCGGGTTCCTGGTGGTCGGTGTGCTCAAGGGCGGCACCACCGATCCCGGACGGGAGTGCACCTCCTCGCCGGTCTATGTGCCGCTGCGCGACTATGTCGCCTGGATCCGCCAGACGGCGGCCGGCTGGAACGCCCCGCTCGGCACGCCGGTCGAGATGCGGCAGTGA